TTTCCACCTTTGCCGGATGGGTGCTCCCGCCCGATAAGGACATCCTGCTCGTCACCGACAGTCCGGCACAGGCGAGGGAGGCGGTGACGATGCTCCGCCGGGTGGGTCTGGACCGGACGATCGGCTACCTGGAGGGGGGCACCCATGCCTGGGTGATGGCCGGGTATCCGACCGACCATGTCCACCAGCTCTCGCCGGAGGAGACGCATGCGATGATCTTGGAGGGAAGGGCGACACTGGTGGACGTGCGGACACCTGAGGAGTATGCAGAGGATCATGTGGAGGGTGCGATCAATATCATGGCGATGGACCTGAGGACCAGGTATACAGATCTCGCCCCCGATCAGCCGGTGATCATGATGTGCAGGACCGGACACCGCTCCAGCCTTGCCTGCAGCATCCTGAAGCAGAAGGGTTTTTCAGAGGTCTACAACGCCGCGGGCGGCATCACCGGTTACCGTGCGGCAGGATACTCCTGAGGTGGTGGCAATGGACCCGACACCCTATATTGCCGGGGTGGGGATCGGCATCATCAGCTGGTTCGCATTCCTCCTCTCCGACCGCCCCCTCGGTTGTTCGACGGCCTATGCACGGACGAGCGGCATGATCGAGGCGGCCATCCGGGGGGATGCGGCGCGGGAGCGGCCCTATTACAGAAAATTCGCCCCGCAGATCGACTGGGAATGGATGCTGGTGCTCGGGGTCGTGATCGGCGCCTTCGTCACGGCGGTCGTCACCGGGGAGTTCGCCCTGATCTGGGTGCCGTCACGATTTGCGGCGGCGTTCGGACCTGATATCCCATTCAGGCTTGTGGTCGCCATCATCGGCGGCGTACTGATGGGGATCGGGTCGCGCTGGGCCGGCGGATGCACAAGCGGCCACGGCATATCAGGCACCCTGCAGCTGGCGATATCGAGCTGGGTGGCGGTCATCATCTTCTTTGTCAGCGGGATCGTCTGTGCCTTCCTGATCTACGGGGTGGGGCCATGACCGACGCCCTGCAGCGCCTCCGCCAGAACGCACCGCAGCAACTCCTCCTCGGTCTGCTGATGGGGATCGCATTTGGCGCCTGCCTCCAGATCGGCGGCGTGACGCGCTACGATGTGATCCTCGGGCAGCTGCTGCTCACCGACTTCACCGTGGTGAAGGTGATGCTCAGCGCCGTGGCGGTCGGCATGGTCGGGATCCATCTCATGCGGGGGGCCGGGCTTGCCGAACTGCACATCAAGCCCGGTTCGGTCGGCGCCACGGTGGTCGGCGGGATCATCTTCGGCGCCGGTTTTGCGGTGCTGGGGTATTGTCCGGGCACGGTGGCCGGCGCCGTCGGATCAGGCGCCCTCGATGCCCTGGTCGGCGGGGTGAGCGGGATCATCCTTGGGGCCGGGATCTTCGCTGTGCTCTACCCGCGCCTGGAGGCGTCGGTGCTCCACCGCGGGGAGTTTCCGACCATGAGCATACCCCAGCTGCTGAACCTCAACCCCTGGATGGTGGTGGTGCCGGTGGTGATCCTGATCGCCGCCGTGCTCGTCGGGCTGGAGTATGCAGGTCTCTGAGGGGGGAGGCGGCAACCTATTTAATCGGGGGATTCCCTTACCCTCCGTCATACCTCCGGGAGGAGGGCGAAGGGAGGGGAGAAGATGATTGAGATACTGCCGGAGAGCGCGGGGTGCGTCATCGGGTTTCAGATCAGCGGCGATGTCACGGATGAGGACTACATGGAGGTGTTCATACCGGCGATCGACCTGGCGGCCGAACGCTATGGCACGGTGCGGGTGCTGGTCGATATCGTTGATTTCAAGGGGGAGGATTTCGGAGCCATGACCGACGACCTGATCCAGGATACCAAGGTCTCACTGGTCGAGCGTGAGGCGATCATCGGCGGCGAGGAGTGGGAAAAAAGGTTGCTCTCCGTTCAGCCGGCCTTCTTCCTCTTCTCCAGCACCGATGTGCGGTTCTTCAAACCCGAGCACCGCCAGGAGGCATGGCGATGGGTCAGCGAGGGCATGCGGGACCTGGTGCGGGCGCCGGAGCCTCGGTGAGGATACCGTGGCGATCAGAATAGAATCCCTTTTTTCCACCGAGCATATCCCAGGTGAATGCTGTTATCTTCATTCTAAAATTACAAAATGCCAATAACGAATAATCTGTGACGTGGCATTCATCGAGATTGATGACGGCCTCTGGGCGATTATAAGCAACCACCTGCCGCCTCATAGACCTCATACCTGACGACCGCGATCCGATCTTCGTTTTAATAAACGGAATTATGGTCGCCCTTACAACAGGATGTATGATCTACAGGATTTTGGGAGGGCAAATTACATTGAGTGGAACATCCCCGGTGAAAAGAGTAAAAACACAATATTCTATCAAAAATATTCAATGAGCACACATCAATAGATGGCAAGTTTTATGGTGTCTAATATGAATATTTTGATAAACAAACTAATATTATGGCCTATCTTTCAAATTAACTCATATCAAACGATTAAATCAATTCATCGTTATTTGCGAAGACGCCTGATTCAGACAGGAAAGCCAGACAACGCATCTCATGCAGATAAATCGTTGTCAGCGTTAAGCGAATAAAAGGGAATAAAAAATGGCTCAACT
This genomic interval from Methanofollis fontis contains the following:
- a CDS encoding SpoIIAA family protein, with the protein product MIEILPESAGCVIGFQISGDVTDEDYMEVFIPAIDLAAERYGTVRVLVDIVDFKGEDFGAMTDDLIQDTKVSLVEREAIIGGEEWEKRLLSVQPAFFLFSSTDVRFFKPEHRQEAWRWVSEGMRDLVRAPEPR
- a CDS encoding YeeE/YedE thiosulfate transporter family protein — encoded protein: MTDALQRLRQNAPQQLLLGLLMGIAFGACLQIGGVTRYDVILGQLLLTDFTVVKVMLSAVAVGMVGIHLMRGAGLAELHIKPGSVGATVVGGIIFGAGFAVLGYCPGTVAGAVGSGALDALVGGVSGIILGAGIFAVLYPRLEASVLHRGEFPTMSIPQLLNLNPWMVVVPVVILIAAVLVGLEYAGL
- a CDS encoding YeeE/YedE thiosulfate transporter family protein produces the protein MDPTPYIAGVGIGIISWFAFLLSDRPLGCSTAYARTSGMIEAAIRGDAARERPYYRKFAPQIDWEWMLVLGVVIGAFVTAVVTGEFALIWVPSRFAAAFGPDIPFRLVVAIIGGVLMGIGSRWAGGCTSGHGISGTLQLAISSWVAVIIFFVSGIVCAFLIYGVGP